In the genome of Drosophila pseudoobscura strain MV-25-SWS-2005 chromosome 3, UCI_Dpse_MV25, whole genome shotgun sequence, one region contains:
- the LOC26532349 gene encoding C-type lectin domain family 2 member D3-like yields the protein MDLDRDLRFSIFISIVFLIFIIDTHRVESRGTCHYFSVVKKNWETALDICMGMSMCLADFDTEKHFRILSSLTLSHSEYWFGLNRNFTEDWSYVSTHHSRRYLPLESGLSDEHHNCAVIRSSDQETFGVWAARCEEEKMFVCAESIFCMKEHQFSRYSSGYNSLPRHEANACRR from the exons ATGGATCTAGATCGAGACCTccgattttcaatttttatatcCATAGTTTTCCTTATTTTTATCATCGACACTCATCGAGTGGAGTCCAGAGGAACTTGCCACTACTTCAGTGTCGTAAAG AAAAACTGGGAAACTGCATTGGACATATGCATGGGAATGAGCATGTGCCTGGCAGACTTTGATACTGAGAAACACTTTCGAATTCTGAGTTCCCTGACTCTAAGTCACTCGGAGTACTGGTTTGGCTTGAACAGGAATTTTACAGAGGACTGGAGTTACGTATCAACCCACCACAGTAGACGATATTTGCCACTCGAAAGTGGCTTGAGCGACGAGCATCATAACTGTGCAGTTATAAGGTCTTCGGACCAGGAAACCTTCGGTGTCTGGGCTGCCCGATGTGAGGAGGAGAAGATGTTTGTCTGCGCTGAATCTATTTTCTGCATGAAGGAACATCAGTTCAGCAGATATTCGAGTGGCTACAATTCGTTGCCGAGGCATGAGGCAAACGCCTGCCGCagataa
- the LOC6898458 gene encoding uncharacterized protein: protein MSVWCATVVLILWLDPTLCRRISNYDVRLESLEKIKVDEETLFEFNLKLIGRDRLLNGSLISHVDMDEQYDVWIDIATFKNGEWMPMNLKIRTKPCDFMKNIFGKYYQPSFLDSNLPTGDDLCPFHKGEYYAKNVAMSTDNWPSFTIKGLNRVSFSFLKNGKIVGGFVVVINLFDRNT, encoded by the exons ATGTCCGTATGGTGTGCAACGGTTGTTCTCATCCTGTGGCTTGATCCTACATTG TGCCGGCGAATATCAAACTATGATGTAAGACTTGAATCACTCGAGAAAATAAAGGTTGATGAAGAAACCTTGTTTGAATTCAATCTCAAATTAATTGGGCGAGACCGACTGCTAAATGGATCTTTAATCAGCCACGTTGATATGGATGAGCAATATGACGTATGGATAGATATTGCGACATTTAAGAACGGAGAATGGATGCCAATGAATTTGAAAATACGCACCAAGCCATGCGATTTTATGAAGaacatttttggaaaatattaCCAGCCCTCGTTTTTGGATTCAAACTTACCCACCGGCGATGACCTGTGCCCGTTCCACAAGGGTGAATATTACGCTAAAAATGTTGCCATGTCCACCGATAATTGGCCATCTTTCACAATTAAAGGACTCAACAGAGTCAGTTTTTCCTTCCTGAAAAATGGCAAGATTGTTGGTGGGTTCGTTGTggtaattaatttatttgatcGAAACACTTGA